One Caretta caretta isolate rCarCar2 chromosome 6, rCarCar1.hap1, whole genome shotgun sequence genomic region harbors:
- the E2F8 gene encoding transcription factor E2F8 isoform X1, producing the protein MTLRSPPGPGAVSGPREPGDEMGTEEKENHSSEPQKRILKTPLKQSATSYSVLTEIQPDSGPLTTPPKSKEVPYGDPWTPTANLKILISAASPEIRNREQKKGLFDRSEIVEAKHCLHEHLSGDEYEKSQPSRKEKSLGLLCHKFLARYPNYPSTAENSDICLDEVAEELNVERRRIYDIVNVLESLHMVSRLAKNRYAWYGRHNLNRTLQTLKKVGEENKYTQQIEMIKKREYEFELDGDKNEEMATKPVGPNEHSEMCFVELPGMEFRAASVNSRKDKSLRVMSQKFVMLFLVSTPQIVSLEVAAKILIGEDHIEDLDKSKFKTKIRRLYDIANVLSSLELIKKVHVTEERGRKPAFKWTGPEVLPGIQDTKPVTTTTSLIPSNSAKSKSPKEQCSKNLFPLRGKQSFTRHPSLIKLVKTIESDRRKIHSAPSSPSKTSTTDNDQNSSSLPSKMAQLAAICKQQLEGQSRELKMKLTRSTLECKLTSSDESLLKCEPNTTSSCQTPSLVQPLGVLPLIHNAVSPLMLPQTHSGISYAIYLHPSQAQTVTTYSPSFTLQSVPCPNVTGTKSVFNANSKMLLNQMTTEEGDSNTGEGDAGNLMAKERQVTKIEFIPEKCLKRSQALQENSSIKKCRSDEKSLEDVYTGDSLKGERPSSRAVHLEPEINNFQEGSQNKSEKLDQNVECCFDHERREGLSEDKSRASTTQEMPVAFAVPAHETLFPSGYIIPLAQCTQHGNEAIFSNEEKSGICSLPHVTYSSPIAGVIPVTASEFTAVNIPAFHVTPLKLMVSPSSIAAAPVVNSSYLNSSHSNPVQNPSSSILNFTLQHLGLIPAGVQVSSNPMLQPVPISPKLEHVSPVSQNVSLQQEKVFKNESQITGCDLNGKSVAVIPLQQTTIPVKPEEQQAVTENFFHTPGGPNAISSFASSPAASDGADRISRGNLFAPQRKLEVSEDQL; encoded by the exons GAAAATCACTCTTCTGAGCCACAAAAAAGGATATTGAAAACCCCTCTGAAACAGTCAGCTACCTCATATTCAGTATTAACGGAAATTCAGCCTGATTCTGGACCTCTGACAACACCCCCTAAATCTAAGGAAGTTCCTTATGGAGATCCATGGACACCCACTGCTAACCTTAAAATACTGATCAGCGCGGCTAGTCCTGAGATtagaaacagagaacaaaaaaagggactttttgaCAGAAGTGAAATCGTAGAAGCAAAACACTGTTTACAT GAGCATTTATCAGGAGATGAATATGAGAAATCTCAACCAAGCCGTAAAGAGAAAAGTCTAGGATTATTGTGTCACAAATTTTTAGCTCGATATCCTAATTACCCCAGCACTGCAGAGAATAGTGATATTTGTCTTGATGAAGTAGCAGAAGAGCTTA ATGTTGAACGTAGACGCATATATGATATTGTGAACGTGCTAGAGAGCCTGCATATGGTGAGTCGCCTTGCCAAAAACAGATATGCTTGGTACGGGCGTCATAATCTCAACAGAACACTGCAGACTTTGAAAAAAGTTGGCGAAGAGAACAAATACACACAACAAATTGAGATGATCAAGAAGAGAGAGTATGAGTTTGAGTTAGATGGTGACAAAAATGAGGAGATGGCGACAAAACCTGTTGGCCCAAATGAGCATTCAGAAATGTGTTTTGTTGAACTCCCAGGGATGGAATTTCGGGCAG CTTCAGTAAACAGCAGGAAAGACAAGTCTTTACGAGTGATGAGTCAGAAATTTGTGATGCTGTTTCTTGTATCAACTCCTCAAATAGTGAGCCTTGAAGTTGCTGCTAAAATTTTGATTGGAGAGGACCATATAGAAGATTTAGATAAAAGCAAGTTTAAAA ccAAAATTAGGAGACTGTATGACATAGCTAATGTTCTCAGTAGTCTCGAACTTATCAAGAAGGTTCATGTTACAGAAGAGAGAGGCAGAAAGCCAGCATTCAAATGGACAGGACCAGAGGTTTTACCAGGCATTCAGG aTACAAAACCTGTAACTACTACCACTTCCTTGATTCCATCTAATTCTGCAAAATCTAAATCTCCCAAAGAGCAGTGTTCAAAAAATCTCTTCCCTTTAAGAGGCAAGCAGAGCTTCACTCGGCATCCATCTCTAATAAAGCTAGTAAAAACTATAGAAAGTGACCGGAGGAAGATCCATTCTGCACCAAGCAGCCCCAGCAAGACAAGCACAA CAGATAATGATCAAAATTCATCATCCTTGCCAAGTAAAATGGCTCAGCTTGCAGCAATTTGTAAACAGCAGTTAGAAGGACAATcaag agAATTAAAGATGAAATTGACAAGATCTACCTTAGAATGTAAATTGACCTCTAGTGATGAATCTCTTCTAAAATGTGAACCTAATACTACATCATCCTGTCAAACTCCATCTCTTGTTCAGCCATTGGGGGTCCTGCCTCTTATCCACAATGCAGTTTCTCCTCTAATGCTACCTCAAACCCATTCTGGTATTTCATATGCAATATATTTACATCCTTCCCAAGCCCAGACTGTGACTACCTACAGCCCAAGTTTTACATTACAGTCTGTGCCCTGTCCCAATGTGACTGGAACTAAAAGTGTTTTCAATGCTAATTCAAAAATGCTACTTAATCAAATGACCACTGAAGAGGGGGACAGTAATACAGGTGAAGGTGATGCTGGGAACCTGATGGCTAAAGAGAGACAAGTTACAAAAATTGAGTTTATACCAGAGAAGTGCCTTAAAAGATCTCAAGCATTACAGGAGAACAGTTCCATTAAAAAATGTAGAAGTGATGAGAAAAGTCTTGAAGATGTTTATACA GGAGATTCTCTTAAGGGTGAAAGACCATCTTCTAGAGCTGTGCACTTGGAGCCTGAAATAAATAATTTCCAAGAGGGAAGCCagaacaaatctgagaaactagATCAAAATGTGGAATGTTGCTTTGATCATGAAAGGAGAGAAGGTCTTTCAGAAGATAAAAGCAGAGCCAGTACTACACAAGAGATGCCTGTTGCATTTGCTGTTCCTGCTCATGAG ACCTTGTTTCCTTCAGGGTATATTATTCCTCTTGCTCAGTGCACGCAACATGGCAACGAGGCCATTTTTTCTAATGAGGAAAAGTCTGGGATATGTTCGCTGCCACACGTGACCTACAGTTCACCCATTgcag GTGTCATTCCAGTGACTGCTTCTGAATTTACAGCAGTTAATATTCCTGCTTTTCATGTCACACCCTTGAAGTTAATGGTATCACCGTCTTCTATAGCAGCTGCACCTGTAGTAAACAGCTCATATCTTAATTCAAGCCATAGTAATCCTGTCCAAAACCCAAGCTCTTCAATTCTGAACTTTACACTACAACACTTAGGACTCATACCTGCTGGTGTGCAAGTTTCTTCAAATCCTATGCTTCAGCCAGTGCCAATCTCTCCAAAACTAGAGCATGTTAGTCCTGTTTCACAGAATGTGAGCTTGCAACAagaaaaagtgtttaaaaatgaATCACAGATAACTGGGTGTGACTTAAATGGAAAATCAGTTGCAGTAATTCCTTTACAGCAG ACTACTATTCCAGTGAAACCTGAAGAGCAACAGGCAGTGACTGAAAATTTTTTCCATACGCCTGGAGGGCCAAATGCAATTTCTAGTTTTGCttcgtctcctgcagcttcagaTGGTGCTGATAGAATTTCACGAGGAAACTTGTTTGCCCCACAAAGAAAACTTGAAGTGTCAGAGGACCAACTTTGA
- the E2F8 gene encoding transcription factor E2F8 isoform X2: protein MTLRSPPGPGAVSGPREPGDEMGTEEKENHSSEPQKRILKTPLKQSATSYSVLTEIQPDSGPLTTPPKSKEVPYGDPWTPTANLKILISAASPEIRNREQKKGLFDRSEIVEAKHCLHEHLSGDEYEKSQPSRKEKSLGLLCHKFLARYPNYPSTAENSDICLDEVAEELNVERRRIYDIVNVLESLHMVSRLAKNRYAWYGRHNLNRTLQTLKKVGEENKYTQQIEMIKKREYEFELDGDKNEEMATKPVGPNEHSEMCFVELPGMEFRAASVNSRKDKSLRVMSQKFVMLFLVSTPQIVSLEVAAKILIGEDHIEDLDKSKFKTKIRRLYDIANVLSSLELIKKVHVTEERGRKPAFKWTGPEVLPGIQDTKPVTTTTSLIPSNSAKSKSPKEQCSKNLFPLRGKQSFTRHPSLIKLVKTIESDRRKIHSAPSSPSKTSTNNDQNSSSLPSKMAQLAAICKQQLEGQSRELKMKLTRSTLECKLTSSDESLLKCEPNTTSSCQTPSLVQPLGVLPLIHNAVSPLMLPQTHSGISYAIYLHPSQAQTVTTYSPSFTLQSVPCPNVTGTKSVFNANSKMLLNQMTTEEGDSNTGEGDAGNLMAKERQVTKIEFIPEKCLKRSQALQENSSIKKCRSDEKSLEDVYTGDSLKGERPSSRAVHLEPEINNFQEGSQNKSEKLDQNVECCFDHERREGLSEDKSRASTTQEMPVAFAVPAHETLFPSGYIIPLAQCTQHGNEAIFSNEEKSGICSLPHVTYSSPIAGVIPVTASEFTAVNIPAFHVTPLKLMVSPSSIAAAPVVNSSYLNSSHSNPVQNPSSSILNFTLQHLGLIPAGVQVSSNPMLQPVPISPKLEHVSPVSQNVSLQQEKVFKNESQITGCDLNGKSVAVIPLQQTTIPVKPEEQQAVTENFFHTPGGPNAISSFASSPAASDGADRISRGNLFAPQRKLEVSEDQL, encoded by the exons GAAAATCACTCTTCTGAGCCACAAAAAAGGATATTGAAAACCCCTCTGAAACAGTCAGCTACCTCATATTCAGTATTAACGGAAATTCAGCCTGATTCTGGACCTCTGACAACACCCCCTAAATCTAAGGAAGTTCCTTATGGAGATCCATGGACACCCACTGCTAACCTTAAAATACTGATCAGCGCGGCTAGTCCTGAGATtagaaacagagaacaaaaaaagggactttttgaCAGAAGTGAAATCGTAGAAGCAAAACACTGTTTACAT GAGCATTTATCAGGAGATGAATATGAGAAATCTCAACCAAGCCGTAAAGAGAAAAGTCTAGGATTATTGTGTCACAAATTTTTAGCTCGATATCCTAATTACCCCAGCACTGCAGAGAATAGTGATATTTGTCTTGATGAAGTAGCAGAAGAGCTTA ATGTTGAACGTAGACGCATATATGATATTGTGAACGTGCTAGAGAGCCTGCATATGGTGAGTCGCCTTGCCAAAAACAGATATGCTTGGTACGGGCGTCATAATCTCAACAGAACACTGCAGACTTTGAAAAAAGTTGGCGAAGAGAACAAATACACACAACAAATTGAGATGATCAAGAAGAGAGAGTATGAGTTTGAGTTAGATGGTGACAAAAATGAGGAGATGGCGACAAAACCTGTTGGCCCAAATGAGCATTCAGAAATGTGTTTTGTTGAACTCCCAGGGATGGAATTTCGGGCAG CTTCAGTAAACAGCAGGAAAGACAAGTCTTTACGAGTGATGAGTCAGAAATTTGTGATGCTGTTTCTTGTATCAACTCCTCAAATAGTGAGCCTTGAAGTTGCTGCTAAAATTTTGATTGGAGAGGACCATATAGAAGATTTAGATAAAAGCAAGTTTAAAA ccAAAATTAGGAGACTGTATGACATAGCTAATGTTCTCAGTAGTCTCGAACTTATCAAGAAGGTTCATGTTACAGAAGAGAGAGGCAGAAAGCCAGCATTCAAATGGACAGGACCAGAGGTTTTACCAGGCATTCAGG aTACAAAACCTGTAACTACTACCACTTCCTTGATTCCATCTAATTCTGCAAAATCTAAATCTCCCAAAGAGCAGTGTTCAAAAAATCTCTTCCCTTTAAGAGGCAAGCAGAGCTTCACTCGGCATCCATCTCTAATAAAGCTAGTAAAAACTATAGAAAGTGACCGGAGGAAGATCCATTCTGCACCAAGCAGCCCCAGCAAGACAAGCACAA ATAATGATCAAAATTCATCATCCTTGCCAAGTAAAATGGCTCAGCTTGCAGCAATTTGTAAACAGCAGTTAGAAGGACAATcaag agAATTAAAGATGAAATTGACAAGATCTACCTTAGAATGTAAATTGACCTCTAGTGATGAATCTCTTCTAAAATGTGAACCTAATACTACATCATCCTGTCAAACTCCATCTCTTGTTCAGCCATTGGGGGTCCTGCCTCTTATCCACAATGCAGTTTCTCCTCTAATGCTACCTCAAACCCATTCTGGTATTTCATATGCAATATATTTACATCCTTCCCAAGCCCAGACTGTGACTACCTACAGCCCAAGTTTTACATTACAGTCTGTGCCCTGTCCCAATGTGACTGGAACTAAAAGTGTTTTCAATGCTAATTCAAAAATGCTACTTAATCAAATGACCACTGAAGAGGGGGACAGTAATACAGGTGAAGGTGATGCTGGGAACCTGATGGCTAAAGAGAGACAAGTTACAAAAATTGAGTTTATACCAGAGAAGTGCCTTAAAAGATCTCAAGCATTACAGGAGAACAGTTCCATTAAAAAATGTAGAAGTGATGAGAAAAGTCTTGAAGATGTTTATACA GGAGATTCTCTTAAGGGTGAAAGACCATCTTCTAGAGCTGTGCACTTGGAGCCTGAAATAAATAATTTCCAAGAGGGAAGCCagaacaaatctgagaaactagATCAAAATGTGGAATGTTGCTTTGATCATGAAAGGAGAGAAGGTCTTTCAGAAGATAAAAGCAGAGCCAGTACTACACAAGAGATGCCTGTTGCATTTGCTGTTCCTGCTCATGAG ACCTTGTTTCCTTCAGGGTATATTATTCCTCTTGCTCAGTGCACGCAACATGGCAACGAGGCCATTTTTTCTAATGAGGAAAAGTCTGGGATATGTTCGCTGCCACACGTGACCTACAGTTCACCCATTgcag GTGTCATTCCAGTGACTGCTTCTGAATTTACAGCAGTTAATATTCCTGCTTTTCATGTCACACCCTTGAAGTTAATGGTATCACCGTCTTCTATAGCAGCTGCACCTGTAGTAAACAGCTCATATCTTAATTCAAGCCATAGTAATCCTGTCCAAAACCCAAGCTCTTCAATTCTGAACTTTACACTACAACACTTAGGACTCATACCTGCTGGTGTGCAAGTTTCTTCAAATCCTATGCTTCAGCCAGTGCCAATCTCTCCAAAACTAGAGCATGTTAGTCCTGTTTCACAGAATGTGAGCTTGCAACAagaaaaagtgtttaaaaatgaATCACAGATAACTGGGTGTGACTTAAATGGAAAATCAGTTGCAGTAATTCCTTTACAGCAG ACTACTATTCCAGTGAAACCTGAAGAGCAACAGGCAGTGACTGAAAATTTTTTCCATACGCCTGGAGGGCCAAATGCAATTTCTAGTTTTGCttcgtctcctgcagcttcagaTGGTGCTGATAGAATTTCACGAGGAAACTTGTTTGCCCCACAAAGAAAACTTGAAGTGTCAGAGGACCAACTTTGA